Proteins encoded together in one Phyllostomus discolor isolate MPI-MPIP mPhyDis1 chromosome 6, mPhyDis1.pri.v3, whole genome shotgun sequence window:
- the RNH1 gene encoding ribonuclease inhibitor isoform X1, giving the protein MCPPRHSALLGRPRTWGALGRRLRLGREAVTATAPRGASIQGCHTDWRDVNTGPPLCRIGRAPAKVPTQVWRHAGAGRAGGLLQLPRTAVQQCLGRTLEPGRSPSRMASRTHLPLAMSLDLHYEQLSDARWTELLPVMQQCPVIRLVDCGITEGRCRDMSSALRDNAALTELSLCSNELGDAGTDLLLQGLQSPTCKVRKLSLQSCCLSEASGRTLASMLRAAPSLRELDLSYNPLGDAGLQLLCEGLRDPQCHVESLELQYCSLSAASCEPLAAALRARPELKELVLNNNDFGEAGTRTLCQALVDSACPLESLKLESCGLTSANCQDLCGVLATKASLRNLELGDNRLGDAGVAALCPGLLSPGCQLKTLWLWECDITASGCGDLCRVLRAKESLREFSVAGNAVGDEGVRLLCESLLEPRCRLESLWVKSCSLTEACCPHVSTMLAQNRSLQELQLSNNKLADAGVEELCRGLSQPGVPLRSLWLGDCEVTDASCGHLASLLLTSRSLQELDLSNNCMSEVGVLRLAESAQQPSCVLEKLVLYDIYWTEETDDRLQALAEKKPSLKIIC; this is encoded by the exons ATGTGCCCGCCCCGCCACTCTGCCCTGTTAGGTCGCCCGAGAACCTGGGGGGCGCTGGGTCGGCGACTCAGGTTGGGGAGAGAAGCCGTAACGGCGACAGCACCTCGGGGGGCTTCGATCCAGGGGTGTCACACGGACTGGAGAGATGTAAACACTGGGCCCCCACTTTGCAGAATTGGGCGGGCTCCAGCCAAGGTGCCCACGCAGGTGTGGAGACACGCGGGCGCGGGGAGAGCTGGTGGACTTCTGCAGCTTCCCAGGACGGCAGTTCAGCAGTGTCTTGGAAGGACCTTAGAACCAGGCAGGTCCCCCTCTAGGATGGCGTCCAG GACCCACCTGCCTCTCGCCATGAGTCTCGACCTGCACTACGAGCAGCTCAGCGACGCCCGGTGGACGGAGCTCCTGCCTGTGATGCAGCAGTGCCCGGTGATCAG GCTGGTGGACTGCGGCATCACCGAGGGGCGCTGCCGGGACATGAGCTCCGCGCTCCGGGACAACGCCGCCCTGACGGAGCTCAGCCTCTGCTCCAACGAGCTGGGGGACGCCGGCACGGACCTGCTGCTGCAGGGCCTGCAGAGCCCCACCTGCAAGGTCCGGAAGCTCAG CCTCCAGAGCTGCTGCCTGAGCGAGGCCAGCGGCAGGACCCTGGCCAGCATGCTGCGTGCCGCGCCCTCCCTGCGCGAGCTGGACCTCAGTTACAACCCCCTCGGGGACGCGGGCCTTCAGCTGCTCTGTGAGGGACTCCGGGACCCCCAGTGCCACGTCGAGAGTCTGGA GCTGCAGTACTGCAGCCTCTCGGCTGCCAGCTGCGAGCCCCTGGCTGCGGCGCTCAGGGCCCGGCCGGAGCTGAAGGAGCTGGTGCTGAACAACAACGACTTCGGGGAGGCCGGCACCCGgaccctgtgccaggccctggtggACTCTGCCTGCCCGCTGGAGTCACTCAA GCTGGAGAGCTGCGGCCTCACCTCAGCCAACTGTCAGGACCTGTGTGGCGTGCTGGCCACCAAGGCCTCGCTGCGCAACCTGGAGCTGGGCGACAACAGGCTGGGGGACGCGGGCGTTGCGGCGCTGTGCCCCGGGCTGCTGAGCCCCGGCTGCCAGCTGAAGACCCTGTG GCTCTGGGAGTGTGACATCACGGCCAGCGGCTGCGGGGACCTCTGCCGCGTCCTCAGGGCCAAGGAGAGCCTGAGGGAGTTCAGCGTGGCCGGCAACGCGGTGGGGGACGAGGGGGTCCGGCTGCTGTGCGAGAGCCTGCTGGAGCCCCGCTGCCGCCTGGAGTCCCTGTG GGTGAAGTCCTGCAGCCTCACCGAGGCCTGCTGCCCGCACGTCAGCACCATGCTGGCCCAGAACCGGAGCCTGCAGGAGCTGCAGCTGAGCAACAACAAGCTTGCGGACGCCGGCGTGGAGGAGCTATGCCGCGGCCTCAGCCAGCCCGGCGTGCCGCTGCGGTCGCTCTG GCTGGGGGACTGCGAGGTGACCGACGCCAGCTGCGGCCACCTGGCCTCACTCCTGCTGACCAGCCGCAGCCTGCAGGAGCTGGACCTCAGCAACAACTGCATGAGCGAGGTGGGCGTCCTGAGGCTGGCGGAGAGCGCCCAGCAGCCCAGCTGCGTCCTGGAGAAGCTGGT ccTGTACGACATCTACTGGACGGAGGAGACGGACGACCGCCTGCAGGCCCTGGCGGAGAAGAAGCCGAGCCTGAAGATCATCTGCTGA
- the PTDSS2 gene encoding phosphatidylserine synthase 2 isoform X2 encodes MIRDWWACTVVSVMFEFLEYSLEHQLPNFSECWWDHWIMDVLVCNGLGIYCGMKTLEWLSLKTYKWQGLWNIPTYKGKMKRIAFQFTPYSWVRFEWKPASSLRRWLAVCGIILVFLLAELNTFYLKFVLWLPPEHSLVLLRLVFLVNVGGVAMREVYDFMDDPKPHKKLGQQAWLVAAITATELLVVVKYDPHTLTLSLPFSIAQCWTLGSVLVLTWTVWRFFLRDITLRYKETRRQKQQGSGGDQGTAMDSKDGCPPGPSEATRAAAPALH; translated from the exons ATGATCCGGGACTGGTGGGCGTGCACGGTGGTGAGCGTCATGTTCGAGTTCCTGGAGTACAGCCTGGAGCACCAGCTGCCCAACTTCAGCGAGTGCTGGTGGGACCAC TGGATCATGGACGTGCTGGTCTGCAACGGGCTGGGCATCTACTGCGGCATGAAGACCCTCGAGTGGCTGTCCCTGAAGACCTATAAGTGGCAGGGCCTCTGGAACATCCCCACCTACAA GGGCAAGATGAAGAGGATCGCTTTCCAGTTCACGCCCTACAGCTGGGTCCGCTTCGAGTGGAAGCCGGCCTCCAGCCTGCGCCGCTGGCTGGCCGTGTGCGGCATCATCCTGGTG TTTCTGTTGGCAGAGCTGAACACGTTCTACCTGAAGTTCGTGCTGTGGCTGCCGCCCGAGCACTCCCTGGTCCTGCTGCGGCTGGTGTTCCTCGTGAACGTGGGCGGCGTGGCCATGCGGGAGGTCTACGACTTCATGGACGACCC gaAGCCGCACAAGAAGCTGGGCCAGCAGGCCTGGCTGGTGGCCGCCATCACGGCCACGGAGCTGCTCGTCGTTGTCAAGTACGACCCCCACACGCTCACGCTGTCCCTGCCCTTCTCCATCGCCCAGTGCTGGACGCTCGGCTCCGTGCTCGTGCTCACCTGGACCGTCTGGCGCTTCTTCCTGCG ggacatCACCCTGCGGTACAAGGAGACCCGGCGGCAGAAGCAGCAGGGCAGCGGTGGCGACCAGGGCACGGCCATGGACAGCAAGGACGGGTGCCCGCCTGGGCCCTCGGAGGCCACAAGGGCAGCGGCGCCGGCTCTGCACTGA
- the HRAS gene encoding GTPase HRas isoform X1 produces MTEYKLVVVGAGGVGKSALTIQLIQNHFVDEYDPTIEDSYRKQVVIDGETCLLDILDTAGQEEYSAMRDQYMRTGEGFLCVFAINNTKSFEDIHQYREQIKRVKDSDDVPMVLVGNKCDLAARTVESRQAQDLARSYGIPYIETSAKTRQGVEDAFYTLVREIRQHKVRKLSPPDEGGAGCMSCKCLLS; encoded by the exons ATGACGGAGTATAAGCTCGtggtggtgggtgctgggggcgTGGGGAAGAGCGCCCTGACCATCCAGCTCATCCAGAACCACTTCGTGGACGAGTATGACCCCACCATCGAG GACTCCTACCGGAAGCAGGTGGTCATCGACGGGGAGACGTGTCTGCTGGACATCCTGGACACGGCGGGCCAGGAGGAGTACAGCGCCATGCGGGACCAGTACATGCGCACCGGCGAGGGCTTCCTCTGCGTGTTTGCCATCAACAACACCAAGTCCTTCGAGGACATTCACCAGTACCG GGAGCAGATCAAGAGGGTGAAGGACTCGGATGACGTGCCCATGGTGCTGGTGGGGAACAAGTGTGACCTGGCCGCCCGCACGGTGGAGTCTCGGCAGGCACAGGACCTCGCCCGCAGCTACGGCATCCCCTACATCGAGACCTCGGCCAAGACGCGCCAG GGCGTGGAGGACGCCTTCTACACGCTGGTGCGCGAGATCCGGCAGCACAAGGTGCGCAAGCTGAGCCCTCCGGACGAGGGCGGCGCCGGCTGCATGAGCTGCAAGTGCCTGCTGTCCTGA
- the RNH1 gene encoding ribonuclease inhibitor isoform X2, giving the protein MSLDLHYEQLSDARWTELLPVMQQCPVIRLVDCGITEGRCRDMSSALRDNAALTELSLCSNELGDAGTDLLLQGLQSPTCKVRKLSLQSCCLSEASGRTLASMLRAAPSLRELDLSYNPLGDAGLQLLCEGLRDPQCHVESLELQYCSLSAASCEPLAAALRARPELKELVLNNNDFGEAGTRTLCQALVDSACPLESLKLESCGLTSANCQDLCGVLATKASLRNLELGDNRLGDAGVAALCPGLLSPGCQLKTLWLWECDITASGCGDLCRVLRAKESLREFSVAGNAVGDEGVRLLCESLLEPRCRLESLWVKSCSLTEACCPHVSTMLAQNRSLQELQLSNNKLADAGVEELCRGLSQPGVPLRSLWLGDCEVTDASCGHLASLLLTSRSLQELDLSNNCMSEVGVLRLAESAQQPSCVLEKLVLYDIYWTEETDDRLQALAEKKPSLKIIC; this is encoded by the exons ATGAGTCTCGACCTGCACTACGAGCAGCTCAGCGACGCCCGGTGGACGGAGCTCCTGCCTGTGATGCAGCAGTGCCCGGTGATCAG GCTGGTGGACTGCGGCATCACCGAGGGGCGCTGCCGGGACATGAGCTCCGCGCTCCGGGACAACGCCGCCCTGACGGAGCTCAGCCTCTGCTCCAACGAGCTGGGGGACGCCGGCACGGACCTGCTGCTGCAGGGCCTGCAGAGCCCCACCTGCAAGGTCCGGAAGCTCAG CCTCCAGAGCTGCTGCCTGAGCGAGGCCAGCGGCAGGACCCTGGCCAGCATGCTGCGTGCCGCGCCCTCCCTGCGCGAGCTGGACCTCAGTTACAACCCCCTCGGGGACGCGGGCCTTCAGCTGCTCTGTGAGGGACTCCGGGACCCCCAGTGCCACGTCGAGAGTCTGGA GCTGCAGTACTGCAGCCTCTCGGCTGCCAGCTGCGAGCCCCTGGCTGCGGCGCTCAGGGCCCGGCCGGAGCTGAAGGAGCTGGTGCTGAACAACAACGACTTCGGGGAGGCCGGCACCCGgaccctgtgccaggccctggtggACTCTGCCTGCCCGCTGGAGTCACTCAA GCTGGAGAGCTGCGGCCTCACCTCAGCCAACTGTCAGGACCTGTGTGGCGTGCTGGCCACCAAGGCCTCGCTGCGCAACCTGGAGCTGGGCGACAACAGGCTGGGGGACGCGGGCGTTGCGGCGCTGTGCCCCGGGCTGCTGAGCCCCGGCTGCCAGCTGAAGACCCTGTG GCTCTGGGAGTGTGACATCACGGCCAGCGGCTGCGGGGACCTCTGCCGCGTCCTCAGGGCCAAGGAGAGCCTGAGGGAGTTCAGCGTGGCCGGCAACGCGGTGGGGGACGAGGGGGTCCGGCTGCTGTGCGAGAGCCTGCTGGAGCCCCGCTGCCGCCTGGAGTCCCTGTG GGTGAAGTCCTGCAGCCTCACCGAGGCCTGCTGCCCGCACGTCAGCACCATGCTGGCCCAGAACCGGAGCCTGCAGGAGCTGCAGCTGAGCAACAACAAGCTTGCGGACGCCGGCGTGGAGGAGCTATGCCGCGGCCTCAGCCAGCCCGGCGTGCCGCTGCGGTCGCTCTG GCTGGGGGACTGCGAGGTGACCGACGCCAGCTGCGGCCACCTGGCCTCACTCCTGCTGACCAGCCGCAGCCTGCAGGAGCTGGACCTCAGCAACAACTGCATGAGCGAGGTGGGCGTCCTGAGGCTGGCGGAGAGCGCCCAGCAGCCCAGCTGCGTCCTGGAGAAGCTGGT ccTGTACGACATCTACTGGACGGAGGAGACGGACGACCGCCTGCAGGCCCTGGCGGAGAAGAAGCCGAGCCTGAAGATCATCTGCTGA
- the HRAS gene encoding GTPase HRas isoform X2 gives MTEYKLVVVGAGGVGKSALTIQLIQNHFVDEYDPTIEDSYRKQVVIDGETCLLDILDTAGQEEYSAMRDQYMRTGEGFLCVFAINNTKSFEDIHQYREQIKRVKDSDDVPMVLVGNKCDLAARTVESRQAQDLARSYGIPYIETSAKTRQGSRSGSGSSSGTLWDPPGPP, from the exons ATGACGGAGTATAAGCTCGtggtggtgggtgctgggggcgTGGGGAAGAGCGCCCTGACCATCCAGCTCATCCAGAACCACTTCGTGGACGAGTATGACCCCACCATCGAG GACTCCTACCGGAAGCAGGTGGTCATCGACGGGGAGACGTGTCTGCTGGACATCCTGGACACGGCGGGCCAGGAGGAGTACAGCGCCATGCGGGACCAGTACATGCGCACCGGCGAGGGCTTCCTCTGCGTGTTTGCCATCAACAACACCAAGTCCTTCGAGGACATTCACCAGTACCG GGAGCAGATCAAGAGGGTGAAGGACTCGGATGACGTGCCCATGGTGCTGGTGGGGAACAAGTGTGACCTGGCCGCCCGCACGGTGGAGTCTCGGCAGGCACAGGACCTCGCCCGCAGCTACGGCATCCCCTACATCGAGACCTCGGCCAAGACGCGCCAG GGCAGCcgctctggctctggctccagcTCCGGGACCCTCTGGGACCCTCCGGGACCCCCGTGA